In Deinobacterium chartae, one genomic interval encodes:
- a CDS encoding ferredoxin, with product MPHIITSPCIGVKDQACTEVCPVECIYEGEDQFLIHPDECIDCGACVPACPVSAIFPEEDVPENEQPFIRKNYAHFGL from the coding sequence ATGCCGCACATCATCACCAGCCCCTGCATCGGTGTTAAGGATCAGGCCTGCACCGAAGTGTGCCCCGTCGAGTGCATTTACGAGGGCGAAGACCAGTTCCTGATTCACCCGGACGAGTGCATCGACTGCGGTGCGTGCGTTCCTGCCTGCCCGGTATCGGCCATCTTCCCCGAGGAAGACGTGCCCGAAAACGAGCAGCCCTTTATCCGCAAGAACTACGCGCACTTCGGCCTCTGA
- a CDS encoding TIM-barrel domain-containing protein — MLLSRLTSQETSVLACGRRAALEISVPLDGVWRLRAVPIADLATAHLPPKESFAVIGADPQPLRAFEEFEGWTLEAGGSRLSLKKSGAFELWDGERLVARGLDWRGHTTPDFPRNRFESTLNLEAPEDEAYLGLGEKVGPLDKRGMSFTFWNTDVVPHQPDTDPLYQSIPFFVGLRGGQSWGFFLDEPARSRVDVAARDPERIEWTVEGPELDMYLILGPTPADVLRRYSALTGRAPLPPLWSLGAHQSRWGYENESEIRRVIEGYRARGLPLDAVHMDIDYMNAYKVFTVDSDRYPDVPALARWAAERGVKLITIIDPGVKQERGYPVYEEALEAEYLVRTDRGDVLVGEVWPDPAVFPDFTRPEVRAWWGRQHRALLDLGIRGFWNDMNEPSCFSLHSAHDPSRVLGKTLPDDARHGHRRHLEVHNVYGLTMGQGTYEGLRALDPEHRPFLLTRAGYAGIQRYAAVWSGDNSSHWEHLEMNLTLLLGLSLSGVPFVGSDIGGFAGNSSGELLVRWTQLGAFYPFMRNHSAKGTAAQEPWAFGERYLEPIRAAMELRMRLLPYLYTLMHEASETGAPALRPMMWHYPHDARCTRLSDQFLFGENLLVAPVLRPHHRHRAVYFPAANWIRVDRLEERLPYAAGFHAVEAALEDVPMFLRPGGIVPFTEAMEHTSSARWTQLTWMVNAHASGEYTLFEDDGDGYAPGRRTTLRVERRENQVRLRLEGAEAERAGEQIIVLGIPVGARASVSANQTEEALYLEPGADWSEITIDF; from the coding sequence ATGTTGCTCAGCCGACTGACGTCCCAGGAAACTTCGGTGCTCGCCTGCGGCCGCCGCGCCGCGCTTGAAATCAGCGTGCCCCTTGACGGCGTATGGCGCCTGCGTGCGGTTCCCATCGCCGACCTCGCCACCGCTCATTTGCCGCCCAAGGAGAGCTTCGCGGTCATCGGAGCGGACCCGCAGCCGCTGCGCGCCTTCGAGGAGTTCGAGGGCTGGACCCTCGAAGCCGGCGGCAGTCGGCTGAGCCTCAAGAAGAGCGGGGCCTTCGAGCTGTGGGACGGCGAGCGGCTGGTCGCACGGGGGCTGGACTGGCGCGGCCACACCACGCCCGACTTTCCGCGCAACCGCTTCGAGAGCACGCTGAACCTCGAAGCGCCCGAGGACGAGGCCTACCTCGGCCTCGGCGAGAAGGTGGGGCCGCTCGACAAACGCGGAATGAGCTTTACCTTCTGGAACACCGACGTGGTGCCGCACCAGCCCGACACCGACCCGCTGTACCAGAGCATCCCGTTCTTTGTGGGCCTGCGCGGCGGCCAGAGCTGGGGATTTTTTCTCGACGAACCCGCCCGCTCCCGCGTGGACGTGGCCGCGCGTGACCCGGAGCGCATCGAGTGGACCGTGGAGGGCCCGGAACTGGACATGTACCTGATCCTGGGTCCCACCCCCGCCGACGTGCTGCGGCGCTACAGCGCCCTGACCGGCCGCGCTCCGCTGCCGCCGCTGTGGTCGCTGGGGGCGCACCAGTCGCGCTGGGGCTACGAGAACGAGAGCGAGATCCGCCGGGTGATCGAGGGCTACCGGGCGCGCGGCCTGCCGCTCGACGCGGTGCACATGGACATCGACTACATGAACGCCTACAAGGTGTTCACGGTGGACTCCGACCGCTACCCGGACGTGCCCGCACTGGCCCGCTGGGCCGCTGAGCGCGGTGTCAAGCTGATCACCATCATCGACCCGGGCGTCAAACAGGAGCGCGGCTACCCGGTGTACGAGGAGGCCCTCGAGGCCGAGTACCTGGTGCGCACCGACCGGGGCGACGTGCTGGTCGGGGAGGTATGGCCCGACCCGGCGGTGTTTCCCGACTTCACCCGGCCCGAGGTGCGCGCCTGGTGGGGCCGCCAGCATCGCGCGCTGCTGGACCTCGGCATCCGTGGTTTCTGGAACGACATGAACGAGCCGTCGTGCTTCTCGCTGCACAGCGCGCACGATCCTTCCAGGGTACTGGGCAAGACCCTGCCCGACGACGCCCGCCACGGTCACCGGCGCCACCTCGAGGTGCACAACGTCTACGGCCTCACCATGGGTCAGGGCACCTACGAGGGCCTGCGCGCCCTCGATCCGGAGCACCGCCCGTTTTTGCTGACGCGCGCGGGTTACGCGGGCATCCAGCGCTACGCGGCGGTGTGGAGCGGCGACAACTCCTCGCACTGGGAACACCTCGAGATGAACCTGACCCTGCTGCTGGGCCTGAGCCTCTCCGGAGTGCCCTTCGTGGGCAGCGACATCGGTGGCTTCGCCGGAAACTCGAGCGGGGAGCTGCTGGTGCGCTGGACCCAGCTCGGAGCTTTTTACCCCTTTATGCGCAACCACTCGGCCAAGGGCACGGCGGCGCAAGAACCCTGGGCCTTCGGCGAGCGCTACCTCGAGCCGATTCGCGCGGCGATGGAGCTGCGCATGCGCCTGTTGCCGTACCTGTACACCCTGATGCACGAGGCCTCCGAGACGGGCGCTCCGGCCCTGCGCCCGATGATGTGGCACTACCCGCACGACGCGCGCTGCACGCGGCTCTCGGACCAGTTCCTGTTCGGCGAGAACCTGCTGGTCGCCCCGGTGCTGCGCCCGCACCACCGCCACCGCGCGGTGTACTTTCCCGCCGCGAACTGGATACGGGTGGACCGCCTCGAGGAGCGCCTGCCGTACGCGGCAGGCTTTCACGCGGTCGAGGCCGCCCTCGAGGACGTGCCGATGTTTTTGCGTCCGGGCGGGATCGTGCCCTTCACCGAGGCGATGGAGCACACCTCGAGTGCCCGCTGGACGCAGCTCACCTGGATGGTGAACGCGCACGCCTCGGGCGAGTACACCCTGTTCGAAGACGACGGTGACGGCTACGCGCCCGGGCGCCGCACGACCCTGCGGGTCGAGCGCCGCGAGAACCAGGTGCGCCTGCGCCTCGAGGGCGCAGAGGCCGAGCGCGCGGGCGAGCAGATCATCGTGCTGGGCATTCCGGTCGGGGCGCGGGCGAGCGTGAGTGCCAACCAGACCGAGGAGGCCCTGTACCTCGAGCCCGGCGCGGACTGGAGTGAGATCACCATCGACTTCTGA
- a CDS encoding LL-diaminopimelate aminotransferase: MTTDWSSRRAQAMPTGVFALMDAAKSEARARGLEVIDLSIGSSDLPPPESALEALRQATYDPATYAYCLHSGTRELREAAAGWHQERFGQTLDPEREILPLIGSQEGFAHLLLAAADPGDLILLPDPGYPSYYGAVALAGLEVKRMPLLEEHGYLPDLTAIAPEIARRARIMVLSYPNNPTTAVAPPEFFEQAVRFCLEHRILLVHDFPYVDMVYGDYQAPSVLSVPGALDTAVELYSLSKSHHMGGFRIGWAAGGAGVIGPLAAVKGAIDFNAYLGIQRAAVAALQRSRSEVRADVARLEARRDALLAALQARGWQASTPLGGMYVWARLPRPWTDSFAFALALARQTGVALNPGRAFGEHGEGYVRFALVREPEVLEEAVRRVAAFCVQN, encoded by the coding sequence ATGACCACCGACTGGTCCTCCCGCCGTGCCCAGGCCATGCCCACCGGCGTCTTCGCCCTGATGGACGCTGCCAAGAGCGAGGCCCGTGCGCGCGGCCTCGAGGTGATCGACCTCTCGATCGGCTCGTCGGACCTGCCCCCGCCCGAGAGTGCGCTCGAGGCCCTGCGGCAGGCCACCTACGACCCGGCCACCTACGCCTACTGCCTGCACAGCGGCACGCGCGAACTGCGCGAGGCCGCCGCCGGATGGCACCAAGAGCGTTTCGGGCAGACCCTGGACCCGGAACGCGAGATTTTGCCCCTGATCGGCTCGCAAGAGGGCTTCGCGCACCTGCTGCTGGCCGCCGCCGACCCGGGTGACCTGATCTTGCTGCCCGACCCCGGCTACCCCTCGTACTACGGTGCCGTGGCGCTTGCCGGACTCGAGGTCAAGCGGATGCCGCTGCTCGAGGAGCACGGTTACCTGCCCGACCTCACAGCCATCGCGCCCGAAATCGCCCGGCGCGCCCGGATCATGGTGCTGTCCTATCCCAACAATCCCACCACCGCCGTCGCGCCCCCGGAGTTCTTCGAGCAGGCCGTGCGTTTCTGTCTCGAGCACCGCATCTTGCTGGTGCACGACTTTCCCTACGTGGACATGGTGTACGGCGACTACCAGGCTCCTTCGGTGCTCAGCGTTCCCGGCGCGCTCGACACGGCCGTGGAACTGTACTCGCTCTCCAAGAGCCACCACATGGGCGGTTTCCGCATCGGCTGGGCCGCCGGAGGGGCCGGAGTGATCGGGCCGCTCGCCGCGGTCAAGGGAGCGATCGATTTCAACGCCTACCTGGGCATCCAGCGCGCGGCGGTCGCGGCCCTGCAGCGCTCCCGCAGCGAGGTGCGCGCGGATGTGGCCCGCCTCGAGGCCCGCCGGGACGCCCTGCTGGCGGCGCTGCAAGCCCGGGGATGGCAGGCCTCGACCCCGCTGGGCGGCATGTACGTGTGGGCCCGCCTGCCCCGACCCTGGACCGACTCTTTCGCCTTTGCGCTGGCCCTGGCCCGCCAGACCGGCGTGGCCCTCAACCCTGGCCGGGCCTTCGGCGAGCACGGCGAGGGCTACGTGCGCTTCGCGCTGGTGCGCGAACCCGAAGTGCTCGAAGAAGCGGTGCGTCGCGTCGCGGCCTTCTGCGTCCAGAACTGA
- a CDS encoding NTP transferase domain-containing protein: MSENNVWSAVVLGGGDPGDPFAAKHGVAVKALIELEGRPMARYVLEALRASGRVRRIVYVGPVNAALSDLIDVNLPDAGSLLANLEQGVAALPQDARALVVTADVPMLTPEQVRSVLDEAPRAGLVYPIVRRADCERTYPGVKRTYARLREGSFTGGNLFLLEPKLVGLFLPQLRRVLELRKHPVALAGLIGPGVLLRLLLGRLSLDQLEKRVSDILGVPARALITAHAAVGTDVDKDADLALARAVLQSRPSL; this comes from the coding sequence ATGAGCGAGAACAACGTCTGGTCCGCCGTCGTGCTGGGCGGGGGGGACCCCGGTGACCCCTTCGCCGCCAAACACGGCGTCGCCGTCAAGGCCCTGATCGAGCTGGAGGGCCGCCCGATGGCCCGCTACGTCCTCGAGGCGCTGCGCGCCAGCGGCCGGGTGAGGCGCATCGTGTACGTAGGGCCGGTGAACGCTGCCCTGTCCGACCTGATCGACGTCAATCTGCCCGATGCCGGCAGCTTGCTGGCCAACCTCGAGCAGGGTGTGGCCGCCCTGCCGCAGGATGCGCGGGCGCTGGTGGTCACCGCCGACGTGCCGATGCTCACGCCCGAGCAGGTGCGCTCGGTGCTGGACGAGGCACCCCGGGCCGGGCTGGTCTACCCGATCGTGCGCCGCGCCGACTGCGAACGCACCTACCCGGGCGTGAAGCGCACGTACGCGCGCCTGCGCGAGGGCAGTTTCACCGGGGGTAACCTGTTCCTGCTGGAGCCGAAGCTGGTGGGGCTGTTCCTGCCGCAGTTACGGCGGGTGCTGGAGCTGCGCAAGCATCCGGTCGCGCTGGCTGGCCTGATCGGACCGGGGGTGCTGCTGCGCCTGCTGCTGGGCCGCTTGAGCCTGGACCAGCTGGAAAAACGCGTCTCGGACATTCTGGGCGTTCCGGCGCGCGCGTTGATTACCGCGCACGCAGCCGTGGGCACCGATGTGGACAAGGATGCCGATTTGGCCCTTGCCCGGGCGGTCTTGCAATCTAGACCAAGCCTGTAG
- a CDS encoding serine hydrolase domain-containing protein, with protein MLMVACGSSSLESSATPGQAAQIVLRPQGLPAGATPSATVRTSGYSQQLTPQTPVTVRSGQLTLVGTSVVWNGTRYQAQPPTHLEVRQGQTLPVDLNYLPLAVSGRVDSALQPLDMALQEFVGQHNIPAATLAIVRNGQVLAERGYGWLDPNRTRAVSPQTPMRLASVTKPFTAALVRKLIAQGKLQASTPVFAYLGLAPLQGDTPDPRLSSITVEHLLNHRGGWNRELSFDPATDTRPIAKRLGLSRTPTPQEIARYMMGQPLQHAPGSTYAYSNLGYILLGLVAEKASGTTYASALQSNLLAPLHLSSVQPGRSLPADRNPNEPFYSDPGTCLSELAPNSTQIIPCADGGFSLETGLANGGLIASATDVARFFDRYTAQGIEQPASAGGVSYHTGALAGTFTLAYRSRGYAVVVLFNQRRAALGDDVSIYDGVRNLVESKLP; from the coding sequence ATGTTGATGGTTGCCTGCGGAAGCAGCAGCCTCGAATCGTCGGCCACCCCGGGTCAAGCGGCCCAAATCGTCCTGCGTCCCCAGGGGCTGCCCGCCGGAGCAACCCCCAGCGCCACGGTGCGCACTTCCGGCTACAGCCAGCAGCTCACCCCGCAGACCCCGGTCACCGTGCGTTCGGGCCAGCTCACCCTGGTTGGCACCTCGGTCGTCTGGAACGGCACGCGCTACCAGGCCCAGCCCCCCACCCACCTCGAGGTGCGACAAGGGCAGACCCTCCCGGTGGACCTGAACTACCTGCCGCTGGCGGTCAGCGGTAGGGTGGATTCCGCCCTGCAGCCGCTCGACATGGCACTTCAGGAATTCGTGGGTCAACACAACATCCCGGCTGCCACGCTGGCGATCGTCCGCAACGGACAGGTCCTGGCCGAACGGGGCTACGGCTGGCTCGATCCGAACCGCACCCGCGCCGTCTCGCCGCAGACACCCATGCGGCTTGCCAGCGTTACCAAGCCGTTTACCGCCGCCCTGGTCCGCAAGCTGATCGCACAGGGCAAGCTGCAGGCCAGCACGCCGGTCTTCGCGTACCTGGGCCTGGCACCGCTGCAGGGCGACACCCCGGACCCGCGCCTGTCCTCGATCACGGTGGAGCACCTGCTCAACCACCGCGGCGGCTGGAACCGCGAGCTGAGCTTTGACCCCGCCACCGATACCCGCCCGATCGCCAAGCGCCTGGGGCTGAGCCGCACCCCCACCCCGCAAGAAATCGCGCGCTACATGATGGGGCAGCCCTTGCAGCACGCCCCGGGCAGCACCTACGCCTATTCCAACCTGGGCTACATCCTGCTGGGCCTCGTGGCCGAGAAGGCCAGCGGCACCACCTACGCCAGCGCGCTGCAGTCCAACCTGCTGGCCCCTCTGCATCTGAGCAGCGTGCAGCCTGGTCGCTCGCTGCCGGCGGACCGCAATCCCAACGAACCCTTCTACAGTGACCCGGGAACCTGCCTGTCCGAGCTGGCCCCGAACTCCACCCAGATCATTCCCTGCGCCGACGGCGGCTTCTCGCTGGAAACCGGTCTGGCCAACGGCGGCCTGATCGCCTCGGCAACCGACGTGGCCCGTTTCTTCGACCGCTACACCGCGCAGGGCATCGAGCAGCCCGCTTCGGCCGGCGGCGTCTCGTACCACACCGGAGCCCTCGCCGGCACCTTTACCCTGGCCTACCGCAGCCGTGGCTACGCCGTGGTGGTGCTGTTCAACCAGCGCCGCGCCGCTCTGGGCGATGACGTGAGCATCTACGACGGCGTCCGCAACCTGGTCGAGTCGAAGCTGCCCTGA